In a genomic window of Pangasianodon hypophthalmus isolate fPanHyp1 chromosome 19, fPanHyp1.pri, whole genome shotgun sequence:
- the LOC113547703 gene encoding uncharacterized protein LOC113547703 isoform X1 — protein MADIFLKKYMSEFIQKIRNPMGLADDLYAKNFIQKEMYQNIKTQETNLRKTREIYESLNSTKHYDFMCDWLKENESDVFEELELLHRKRDTEAEAPQKKKARLENEDETDFTIFPDLKRISTFAKLERWVSEPEISQKLISDLERQLGDKGMADLKKKLKDKEPKNILCFNANNIDNIRKNKELDKFLSKTNNTEIPKLTFSMFFKKGGSVSSGNNAQSSDMQETRIHEMKEQPQRFNVPNVPRHIDVSLSQYDPFTKKKPLEDDLGSTDMKEPWTDKIDEQLKRSNVPMHEDESLHQKEQITKKETPLEDRLGSTDMQDANIDEIDEESQRSNVPMHIASLHQDESIIKNKMPLEDRCGNMNMQHNEQANMQVNPEPFSSKQLQDNSPGSASKYSYSTSLEYLPQNNKRLPEEEVLAVFSDTGDKDIMIHENKDNENESKTTEQPCGGSFLQMHHEVKADAPSQEPTDMQGTHIDEKEEQSQRSNVPMYEDLSLYQNDPFTKKETPLENRCGSTDMQETRIHEMKEQPQRFNVPNVPRHIDVSLSQYDPLIKKEPLEDGLGSTDMKEPWTDKIDEQLIRSNVPMHEEESRYQKDQITKKETPLEDRLGSTDMQDTNIDEIDEESQRSNVPMHIASLHQDESIIKNKMPLEDRCGNMNMQHNEQTNMQVNPEPFSSKQLQDNSPGSASKYSYSTSLEYLPQNNKRLPEEEVLAVFSDTGDKDIMIHENKDNENESKTTEQPCGGSFLQMHHEVKADAPSQEPTDMQGTHIDEKEEQSQRSNVPMYEDLSLYQNDPFTKKETPLENRCGSTDMQETRIHEMKEQPQRFNVPNVPRHIDVSLSQYNPLIKKEPLEDGLGSTDMKEPWTDKIDEQLKRSNVPMHKEESRYQKDQITKKETPLEDGLGSTDMQNTHNDKIDEEHQKSNVPMHAACLHQDESIIKNKMPLEDRCGNMNMQHNEQANMQVNPEPFSSKQLQDNSPGSASKYTQSNSTEFLAQYKNTAILAPNRDVKDQTEATKKREKSKCQKEKKKKSKDDLLLDWAMRQCNDRKEELKNILDQISIINMAEHSDYPCFTAENVMVYKYLTPESQIIFIADDSSSISTMTMVHYHMFVCNIKKAILLGPKKQDEQEIQYIESKVPVDTCTGFIFKAFAPALTVYKKIQKEEKLYSLI, from the exons ATGGCAGATATTTTTCTGAAGAAATACATGAGTGAATTTATACAAAAGATAAGAAATCCAATGGGATTGGCTGATGATCTGTATGCCAAGAACTTTATTCAAAAGGAAATGTATCAAAACATCAAAACCCAGGAAACCAACCTAAGAAAAACTCGTGAAATTTATGAGAGTCTCAATAGCACAAAGCACTATGACTTCATGTGTGATTGGTTGAAGGAGAATGAGTCAGATGTGTTTGAAGAACTGG aacttttacacagaaagagagacactgAGGCTGAAGCACCACAGA aaaaaaaagccagactcgAGAATGAGGATGAAACAGATTTTACAATATTTCCTG ATCTTAAGAGGATATCAACATTCGCCAAACTGGAGAGATGGGTGTCTGAACCAGAAATCAGCCAAAAGCTGATTAGTGACTTGGAGAGACAACTTGGCGATAAAGGCATGgcagatttgaaaaaaaaattaaaggacaAAGAacccaaaaatattttatgcttCAATGCTAACAATATTGATAACATCAGGAAAAATAAGGAACTTGACAAGTTTCTcagcaaaacaaataacacagaAATTCCTAAACTGACATTTAGCATGTTTTTTAAGAAAGGTGGTTCTGTGTCATCAGGAAATAATGCTCAAAGCTCAGACATGCAGGAAACACGCATTCATGAGATGAAAGAGCAACCTCAAAGATTCAATGTTCCAAATGTCCCAAGACATATAGATGTATCGCTGTCCCAATACGACccattcaccaaaaaaaaaccactagaAGATGATCTTGGAAGTACAGACATGAAGGAACCATGGACTGATAAGATAGATGAGCAACTTAAAAGATCAAATGTTCCAATGCATGAAGATGAATCTCTGCACCAAAAGGAGCAAATCACCAAAAAAGAAACACCACTAGAAGATAGACTTGGAAGCACGGACATGCAGGACGCAAACATTGATGAGATAGATGAGGAGTCTCAAAGATCAAATGTTCCAATGCATATTGCATCTCTGCACCAAGATGAGTCAAtcatcaaaaacaaaatgccaCTAGAAGACAGATGTGGAAACATGAACATGCAGCACAATGAGCAAGCAAATATGCAGGTTAATCCTGAGCCTTTTTCTTCGAAGCAGCTGCAGGACAACAGTCCAGGCTCAGCATCAAAGTATAGCTACTCTACCAGTTTAGAGTATTTGccacaaaacaataaaagattACCAGAGGAGGAAGTCCTGGCTGTGttcagtgacactggagacaagGATATTATGATTCATGAGAATAAAGACAATGAGAATGAGTCCAAAACCACTGAACAGCCCTGTGGTGGATCATTCCTCCAAATGCACCATGAGGTCAAAGCTGATGCACCATCACAGGAACCTACAGACATGCAGGGTACACACATTGATGAAAAGGAAGAACAATCTCAAAGATCAAATGTTCCAATGTATGAAgatttatctctgtaccaaaATGACCCATTCACCAAAAAAGAAACACCACTAGAAAACAGATGTGGAAGCACGGACATGCAGGAAACACGCATTCATGAGATGAAAGAGCAACCTCAAAGATTCAATGTTCCAAATGTCCCAAGACATATAGATGTATCGCTGTCCCAATACGACCCACTCATCAAAAAAGAACCACTAGAAGATGGACTTGGAAGTACAGACATGAAGGAACCATGGACTGATAAGATAGATGAGCAACTTATAAGATCAAATGTTCCAATGCATGAAGAGGAATCTCGGTACCAAAAGGATCAAATCACCAAAAAAGAAACACCACTAGAAGATAGACTTGGAAGCACGGACATGCAGGACACAAACATTGATGAGATAGATGAGGAGTCTCAAAGATCAAATGTTCCAATGCATATTGCATCTCTGCACCAAGATGAGTCAAtcatcaaaaacaaaatgccaCTAGAAGACAGATGTGGAAACATGAACATGCAGCACAATGAGCAAACAAATATGCAGGTTAATCCTGAGCCTTTTTCTTCGAAGCAGCTGCAGGACAACAGTCCAGGCTCAGCATCAAAGTATAGCTACTCTACCAGTTTAGAGTATTTGccacaaaacaataaaagattACCAGAGGAGGAAGTCCTGGCTGTGttcagtgacactggagacaagGATATTATGATTCATGAGAATAAAGACAATGAGAATGAGTCCAAAACCACTGAACAGCCCTGTGGTGGATCATTCCTCCAAATGCACCATGAGGTCAAAGCTGATGCACCATCACAGGAACCTACAGACATGCAGGGTACACACATTGATGAAAAGGAAGAACAATCTCAAAGATCAAATGTTCCAATGTATGAAgatttatctctgtaccaaaATGACCCATTCACCAAAAAAGAAACACCACTAGAAAACAGATGTGGAAGCACGGACATGCAGGAAACACGCATTCATGAGATGAAAGAGCAACCTCAAAGATTCAATGTTCCAAATGTCCCAAGACATATAGATGTATCGCTGTCCCAATACAACCCACTCATCAAAAAAGAACCACTAGAAGATGGACTTGGAAGTACAGACATGAAGGAACCATGGACTGATAAGATAGATGAGCAACTTAAAAGATCAAATGTTCCAATGCATAAAGAGGAATCTCGGTACCAAAAGGATCAAATCACCAAAAAAGAAACACCACTAGAAGATGGACTTGGAAGCACAGACATGCAGAATACACACAATGATAAGATAGATGAGGAACATCAAAAATCAAATGTTCCAATGCATGCTGCATGTCTGCACCAAGATGAGTCAAtcatcaaaaacaaaatgccaCTAGAAGACAGATGTGGAAACATGAACATGCAGCACAATGAGCAAGCAAATATGCAGGTTAATCCTGAGCCTTTTTCTTCGAAGCAGCTGCAGGACAACAGTCCAGGCTCAGCATCAAAGTATACACAAAGCAATAGCACAGAGTTCTTGGCTCAGTATAAAAACACAGCCATACTAGCTCCAAACAGAGATGTGAAAGATCAGACTGAAGCTacaaaaaagagggaaaagtcAAAATGccagaaggaaaagaagaaaaaatcaaAGGATGACCTGCTTCTTGACTGGGCAATGAGACAATGTAATGACCGTAAAGAAGAGTTAAAGAACATATTGGACCAGATCTCAATTATAAACATGGCAGAACACAGCGATTATCCATGCTTTACTGCTGAAAATGTCATGGTGTACAAGTACTTAACTCCTGAGAGCCAAATTATCTTTATTGCCGATGACAGTTCCTCCATCAGCACTATGACCATGGTCCATTAtcacatgtttgtgtgtaacaTTAAGAAAGCAATACTCTTAGGTCCTAAAAAACAAGATGAACAGGAGATTCAATATATTGAATCTAAAGTGCCTGTAGATACGTGTACAGGCTTTATTTTCAAAGCGTTCGCTCCTGCTCTTACAGTTTACAAAAAGattcagaaagaagaaaagttgTATTCTCTCATCTGA
- the LOC113547703 gene encoding uncharacterized protein LOC113547703 isoform X2 translates to MPGPNVSQQNIAQSITLPPPACLLPTVHPGAISSPEKKARLENEDETDFTIFPDLKRISTFAKLERWVSEPEISQKLISDLERQLGDKGMADLKKKLKDKEPKNILCFNANNIDNIRKNKELDKFLSKTNNTEIPKLTFSMFFKKGGSVSSGNNAQSSDMQETRIHEMKEQPQRFNVPNVPRHIDVSLSQYDPFTKKKPLEDDLGSTDMKEPWTDKIDEQLKRSNVPMHEDESLHQKEQITKKETPLEDRLGSTDMQDANIDEIDEESQRSNVPMHIASLHQDESIIKNKMPLEDRCGNMNMQHNEQANMQVNPEPFSSKQLQDNSPGSASKYSYSTSLEYLPQNNKRLPEEEVLAVFSDTGDKDIMIHENKDNENESKTTEQPCGGSFLQMHHEVKADAPSQEPTDMQGTHIDEKEEQSQRSNVPMYEDLSLYQNDPFTKKETPLENRCGSTDMQETRIHEMKEQPQRFNVPNVPRHIDVSLSQYDPLIKKEPLEDGLGSTDMKEPWTDKIDEQLIRSNVPMHEEESRYQKDQITKKETPLEDRLGSTDMQDTNIDEIDEESQRSNVPMHIASLHQDESIIKNKMPLEDRCGNMNMQHNEQTNMQVNPEPFSSKQLQDNSPGSASKYSYSTSLEYLPQNNKRLPEEEVLAVFSDTGDKDIMIHENKDNENESKTTEQPCGGSFLQMHHEVKADAPSQEPTDMQGTHIDEKEEQSQRSNVPMYEDLSLYQNDPFTKKETPLENRCGSTDMQETRIHEMKEQPQRFNVPNVPRHIDVSLSQYNPLIKKEPLEDGLGSTDMKEPWTDKIDEQLKRSNVPMHKEESRYQKDQITKKETPLEDGLGSTDMQNTHNDKIDEEHQKSNVPMHAACLHQDESIIKNKMPLEDRCGNMNMQHNEQANMQVNPEPFSSKQLQDNSPGSASKYTQSNSTEFLAQYKNTAILAPNRDVKDQTEATKKREKSKCQKEKKKKSKDDLLLDWAMRQCNDRKEELKNILDQISIINMAEHSDYPCFTAENVMVYKYLTPESQIIFIADDSSSISTMTMVHYHMFVCNIKKAILLGPKKQDEQEIQYIESKVPVDTCTGFIFKAFAPALTVYKKIQKEEKLYSLI, encoded by the exons atgccaggacccaatgtttcccagcagaacattgcccagagcatcacactgcctccgccggcttgccttcttcccacagtgcatcctggtgccatctcttccccag aaaaaaaagccagactcgAGAATGAGGATGAAACAGATTTTACAATATTTCCTG ATCTTAAGAGGATATCAACATTCGCCAAACTGGAGAGATGGGTGTCTGAACCAGAAATCAGCCAAAAGCTGATTAGTGACTTGGAGAGACAACTTGGCGATAAAGGCATGgcagatttgaaaaaaaaattaaaggacaAAGAacccaaaaatattttatgcttCAATGCTAACAATATTGATAACATCAGGAAAAATAAGGAACTTGACAAGTTTCTcagcaaaacaaataacacagaAATTCCTAAACTGACATTTAGCATGTTTTTTAAGAAAGGTGGTTCTGTGTCATCAGGAAATAATGCTCAAAGCTCAGACATGCAGGAAACACGCATTCATGAGATGAAAGAGCAACCTCAAAGATTCAATGTTCCAAATGTCCCAAGACATATAGATGTATCGCTGTCCCAATACGACccattcaccaaaaaaaaaccactagaAGATGATCTTGGAAGTACAGACATGAAGGAACCATGGACTGATAAGATAGATGAGCAACTTAAAAGATCAAATGTTCCAATGCATGAAGATGAATCTCTGCACCAAAAGGAGCAAATCACCAAAAAAGAAACACCACTAGAAGATAGACTTGGAAGCACGGACATGCAGGACGCAAACATTGATGAGATAGATGAGGAGTCTCAAAGATCAAATGTTCCAATGCATATTGCATCTCTGCACCAAGATGAGTCAAtcatcaaaaacaaaatgccaCTAGAAGACAGATGTGGAAACATGAACATGCAGCACAATGAGCAAGCAAATATGCAGGTTAATCCTGAGCCTTTTTCTTCGAAGCAGCTGCAGGACAACAGTCCAGGCTCAGCATCAAAGTATAGCTACTCTACCAGTTTAGAGTATTTGccacaaaacaataaaagattACCAGAGGAGGAAGTCCTGGCTGTGttcagtgacactggagacaagGATATTATGATTCATGAGAATAAAGACAATGAGAATGAGTCCAAAACCACTGAACAGCCCTGTGGTGGATCATTCCTCCAAATGCACCATGAGGTCAAAGCTGATGCACCATCACAGGAACCTACAGACATGCAGGGTACACACATTGATGAAAAGGAAGAACAATCTCAAAGATCAAATGTTCCAATGTATGAAgatttatctctgtaccaaaATGACCCATTCACCAAAAAAGAAACACCACTAGAAAACAGATGTGGAAGCACGGACATGCAGGAAACACGCATTCATGAGATGAAAGAGCAACCTCAAAGATTCAATGTTCCAAATGTCCCAAGACATATAGATGTATCGCTGTCCCAATACGACCCACTCATCAAAAAAGAACCACTAGAAGATGGACTTGGAAGTACAGACATGAAGGAACCATGGACTGATAAGATAGATGAGCAACTTATAAGATCAAATGTTCCAATGCATGAAGAGGAATCTCGGTACCAAAAGGATCAAATCACCAAAAAAGAAACACCACTAGAAGATAGACTTGGAAGCACGGACATGCAGGACACAAACATTGATGAGATAGATGAGGAGTCTCAAAGATCAAATGTTCCAATGCATATTGCATCTCTGCACCAAGATGAGTCAAtcatcaaaaacaaaatgccaCTAGAAGACAGATGTGGAAACATGAACATGCAGCACAATGAGCAAACAAATATGCAGGTTAATCCTGAGCCTTTTTCTTCGAAGCAGCTGCAGGACAACAGTCCAGGCTCAGCATCAAAGTATAGCTACTCTACCAGTTTAGAGTATTTGccacaaaacaataaaagattACCAGAGGAGGAAGTCCTGGCTGTGttcagtgacactggagacaagGATATTATGATTCATGAGAATAAAGACAATGAGAATGAGTCCAAAACCACTGAACAGCCCTGTGGTGGATCATTCCTCCAAATGCACCATGAGGTCAAAGCTGATGCACCATCACAGGAACCTACAGACATGCAGGGTACACACATTGATGAAAAGGAAGAACAATCTCAAAGATCAAATGTTCCAATGTATGAAgatttatctctgtaccaaaATGACCCATTCACCAAAAAAGAAACACCACTAGAAAACAGATGTGGAAGCACGGACATGCAGGAAACACGCATTCATGAGATGAAAGAGCAACCTCAAAGATTCAATGTTCCAAATGTCCCAAGACATATAGATGTATCGCTGTCCCAATACAACCCACTCATCAAAAAAGAACCACTAGAAGATGGACTTGGAAGTACAGACATGAAGGAACCATGGACTGATAAGATAGATGAGCAACTTAAAAGATCAAATGTTCCAATGCATAAAGAGGAATCTCGGTACCAAAAGGATCAAATCACCAAAAAAGAAACACCACTAGAAGATGGACTTGGAAGCACAGACATGCAGAATACACACAATGATAAGATAGATGAGGAACATCAAAAATCAAATGTTCCAATGCATGCTGCATGTCTGCACCAAGATGAGTCAAtcatcaaaaacaaaatgccaCTAGAAGACAGATGTGGAAACATGAACATGCAGCACAATGAGCAAGCAAATATGCAGGTTAATCCTGAGCCTTTTTCTTCGAAGCAGCTGCAGGACAACAGTCCAGGCTCAGCATCAAAGTATACACAAAGCAATAGCACAGAGTTCTTGGCTCAGTATAAAAACACAGCCATACTAGCTCCAAACAGAGATGTGAAAGATCAGACTGAAGCTacaaaaaagagggaaaagtcAAAATGccagaaggaaaagaagaaaaaatcaaAGGATGACCTGCTTCTTGACTGGGCAATGAGACAATGTAATGACCGTAAAGAAGAGTTAAAGAACATATTGGACCAGATCTCAATTATAAACATGGCAGAACACAGCGATTATCCATGCTTTACTGCTGAAAATGTCATGGTGTACAAGTACTTAACTCCTGAGAGCCAAATTATCTTTATTGCCGATGACAGTTCCTCCATCAGCACTATGACCATGGTCCATTAtcacatgtttgtgtgtaacaTTAAGAAAGCAATACTCTTAGGTCCTAAAAAACAAGATGAACAGGAGATTCAATATATTGAATCTAAAGTGCCTGTAGATACGTGTACAGGCTTTATTTTCAAAGCGTTCGCTCCTGCTCTTACAGTTTACAAAAAGattcagaaagaagaaaagttgTATTCTCTCATCTGA